In one Sphingomonas sp. AP4-R1 genomic region, the following are encoded:
- a CDS encoding endonuclease/exonuclease/phosphatase family protein: protein MDASRRPDIPCKPALSPCLSPMQILPRCRPPAWLQRDEDNLMIWPAKLLSAAAWCTGFALLGSCGTRPPVRSATCAPATASARADDGQANVIHLSVLTHNIEGLGWPARTNRALQLQQIGERLDALRRSGHGPDVILFQEMFSGAAKRAVAASGYPAIAPGPRRTAKPAPSTLPPLPGRRSLAEWGPHVVGSGLAIASRFPIVAEDRNAYGRRSCAGRDCLANKGIMLARLAIPGLPMPIDIYNTHMNSRTASRAPVERHIAAHERQSLEASEFIERTHDDAAPAIFGGDFNMRQSGQRWENFTRYQTLTLVHRVCAEPRSGCEVHMSWDGDAPWMDTQDLQFFDSGETIGVRPVRVEALFDGSPDSPKLSDHDGFMVTYELSWKGSLRSLPSALPICGSP from the coding sequence ATGGACGCATCCCGGCGTCCGGATATTCCCTGCAAACCGGCCCTTTCACCGTGCTTGTCGCCGATGCAGATCCTGCCTAGGTGCCGGCCGCCCGCATGGCTTCAACGGGATGAAGATAATCTGATGATCTGGCCAGCGAAGCTCCTCAGCGCCGCCGCATGGTGTACCGGCTTCGCTTTGCTCGGCAGTTGCGGAACCAGACCGCCCGTTCGATCCGCAACCTGCGCGCCTGCCACAGCTTCTGCGCGCGCGGACGACGGCCAGGCGAACGTGATCCACCTGTCGGTCCTCACCCACAATATCGAGGGGCTCGGCTGGCCTGCCCGCACCAATCGGGCGCTTCAGCTGCAGCAGATCGGTGAACGTCTGGATGCACTCCGCCGATCAGGCCACGGACCCGACGTGATCCTCTTCCAGGAGATGTTCAGCGGAGCCGCCAAGCGCGCCGTCGCAGCGAGCGGGTACCCCGCAATTGCTCCCGGTCCCCGCAGGACCGCCAAACCAGCGCCATCGACACTGCCGCCGCTCCCCGGCCGGAGAAGCCTCGCCGAATGGGGTCCTCACGTCGTCGGCAGCGGCCTGGCGATCGCGTCGCGCTTTCCGATCGTAGCGGAAGACCGCAATGCCTATGGCCGCCGCTCCTGTGCGGGTCGGGATTGCCTGGCCAACAAGGGCATCATGCTGGCGCGGCTCGCCATTCCCGGCCTGCCGATGCCGATCGACATCTACAACACGCACATGAACTCGCGAACCGCCTCGCGCGCGCCTGTTGAGAGGCATATCGCGGCGCATGAGCGGCAATCCCTGGAAGCCTCGGAATTCATCGAGCGCACCCATGACGACGCCGCTCCCGCCATCTTCGGCGGCGATTTCAACATGCGCCAGTCGGGACAGCGGTGGGAGAATTTCACGCGCTATCAGACGCTGACGCTCGTTCACAGGGTCTGCGCCGAACCAAGAAGCGGGTGCGAGGTTCACATGTCATGGGACGGTGACGCGCCATGGATGGACACGCAGGACCTCCAGTTCTTCGACAGCGGTGAGACGATCGGTGTCCGCCCGGTCCGCGTCGAGGCCTTGTTCGATGGAAGTCCGGACAGTCCCAAGCTGTCCGACCATGATGGCTTCATGGTGACCTACGAACTGTCTTGGAAAGGCTCACTTCGCTCGCTGCCTTCGGCCCTGCCGATCTGCGGTAGCCCCTGA
- a CDS encoding glycosyltransferase family 1 protein, protein MPSSSQLFLQPSSRTSEPRSAPPIYRSWRGTRLRVALFSGNYDGVRDGANQALNRLVGHLLEEADADVRIYAPRYRKPAFPAIGDLHPVASVPLPIGGRSEYRIALGLPAAARRDLEAFRPNLIHVSAPDLLGRQAQLFARARGIPLVASFHTRFATYLEHYRLSFLRPAIERYLDRFYDANDHILVPNLAIANELAARLGPRKAAIWSRGVDRERFHPRLRSPAFRQSMGYAADEIVPLFFGRLVLEKGLGMFVETIAALRRQCVSVRPLIVGDGPARRWMAKRLPNATFLGHLDDVRLGMAVASADILINPSRTEAFGNVNLEAMASGVAVVSADVASASALIDHGRTGWLVADQTPASYARTALHLAGNTPLRRAVGSAASAAADAFSWEKCLSGVVDVYRALVSRVAVEGAG, encoded by the coding sequence ATGCCGTCATCCAGCCAGCTTTTCCTGCAGCCAAGTTCTCGGACCAGCGAACCCCGGTCCGCGCCGCCGATCTATCGTTCCTGGCGTGGCACCCGCCTGCGCGTAGCGCTTTTCTCGGGCAATTATGACGGCGTACGAGATGGTGCCAATCAGGCACTGAACCGGCTTGTCGGCCATCTGCTTGAGGAAGCCGATGCAGACGTCCGCATCTATGCGCCGCGCTATCGCAAACCGGCTTTCCCGGCGATCGGTGATCTGCATCCCGTCGCGTCGGTGCCGCTTCCGATCGGTGGGCGCTCCGAATATCGCATAGCCCTCGGCCTGCCGGCAGCCGCGCGACGGGATCTGGAGGCGTTCAGACCCAACCTGATCCATGTGTCGGCGCCCGACCTGCTGGGCAGGCAAGCGCAGCTATTTGCGCGGGCGCGGGGCATTCCCCTGGTCGCCAGCTTCCATACGAGGTTCGCGACCTATCTCGAACATTACCGGTTGTCGTTCCTGCGGCCCGCAATCGAGCGCTATCTCGATCGTTTCTACGATGCCAACGACCATATCCTCGTCCCCAATCTCGCCATCGCAAACGAACTCGCGGCCCGTCTTGGACCGCGCAAGGCTGCGATATGGTCGCGCGGCGTTGATCGTGAGCGCTTTCACCCTCGGTTGCGCAGCCCTGCTTTCCGGCAGAGCATGGGTTATGCAGCGGACGAGATCGTTCCACTTTTCTTCGGGAGGCTCGTTCTTGAAAAGGGTCTCGGCATGTTCGTCGAGACGATCGCGGCACTTCGGCGACAGTGTGTGTCGGTACGGCCGCTGATCGTCGGCGACGGACCGGCGCGGCGCTGGATGGCCAAGCGGCTGCCAAACGCCACCTTCCTCGGCCATCTCGATGATGTGAGACTAGGGATGGCTGTGGCCAGTGCGGACATCCTTATCAATCCAAGCCGGACGGAGGCATTCGGCAACGTGAACCTGGAGGCGATGGCTTCGGGCGTGGCGGTCGTTTCCGCCGATGTCGCGAGCGCCTCGGCGCTAATCGACCATGGGCGGACGGGCTGGCTGGTGGCCGATCAAACCCCTGCGAGTTATGCCAGAACGGCTTTGCATCTGGCAGGAAACACCCCGCTTCGTCGGGCCGTCGGATCTGCCGCATCGGCCGCTGCGGATGCGTTCTCATGGGAGAAATGCCTCTCGGGTGTGGTGGATGTCTATCGCGCTCTCGTGAGCCGCGTCGCCGTGGAGGGGGCCGGGTGA
- a CDS encoding DedA family protein, protein MAVAGRIRGRSLTEVCVEELAAWATRLITAHAGWAPLVIGLLCFGESLVLIGLFIPATSLMIATGSLLATGRLEALPVLAAAVVGAALGDWVSYLIGDALGPAAYRHWPLREHRTAVAQARLFFRRFGFATVFGGRFLGPLRAVVPLVAGVTRMPVHTFQMANLISAILWVPLLFAPGYLSARHLVARGGMNEGSLILVGFGIGIGFAIASWFVSRAMSARRRRRKALRA, encoded by the coding sequence ATGGCGGTGGCCGGTCGGATTCGGGGAAGGAGCCTGACGGAGGTTTGTGTGGAAGAATTGGCAGCGTGGGCGACAAGGCTAATCACCGCCCACGCGGGATGGGCGCCGCTGGTCATCGGACTGCTCTGCTTCGGCGAGTCACTCGTGCTGATAGGCCTGTTCATCCCGGCGACATCGCTGATGATCGCGACGGGGAGCCTGCTCGCTACCGGTCGACTGGAAGCGCTTCCTGTTCTGGCGGCAGCGGTGGTCGGCGCAGCGCTGGGCGACTGGGTGTCCTATCTGATCGGTGACGCGCTCGGGCCCGCTGCCTATCGACACTGGCCGCTTCGCGAGCATCGCACCGCGGTCGCCCAGGCGCGCCTGTTCTTCCGACGGTTCGGCTTCGCCACGGTCTTCGGCGGGCGCTTTCTGGGACCGCTGCGCGCTGTCGTGCCGCTGGTCGCCGGCGTTACCAGGATGCCGGTCCATACCTTTCAGATGGCCAATCTGATCTCCGCCATCTTGTGGGTGCCGCTGCTCTTCGCTCCCGGCTATCTCTCGGCCCGGCATCTGGTGGCCCGTGGCGGCATGAACGAAGGGTCGCTGATCCTCGTCGGCTTCGGGATCGGGATCGGGTTCGCCATCGCGAGTTGGTTCGTCTCCAGGGCGATGTCAGCCCGCAGGCGAAGGCGGAAAGCACTGCGTGCATGA
- a CDS encoding Na+/H+ antiporter, whose product MEVVSIVLVLLLAVVLSSFVSRALPVSLPTPLVQIGLGAVIGLIAGLRVELEPELFLLVFLPPLLFLDGWRIPKDELFKDLPAVVELALGLVLFTIIGAGLLMHWLIPGLPLPVAFALAAVVSPTDPVAVSAIAARVPIPKRMMHILEGESLLNDASGLVCLRFAVAAMMTGTFSIAEATLTFAWLALGGLVIGVGVTLVTIRAKALISARFGEDAGSQVLISLLIPFGSYLLAEHLHCSGILAAVAAGITMTFAEMSRQALPATRMRRNSVWDTIQFTANGIIFVLLGEQLPAIFVGARRTVEAVGHHSPWWLVLYVVGLTMTLAALRFAWVWTSLRFTLFRRRGSSPFRNPPLKLVSAMSFAGVRGAITLAGVLTLPLALPDGSPFPGRDLAIFLATGVILLSLVLASFGLPLLLKGLALPPEPSRQAEEDAARVAAAEAAIREVERVQHERAEGRSDADMFATAGARVMEFYRERIESRSQIGEAARTFRETDRIEQQLRVAALKAEREMIFDLLRARTIGDATASRLVREFDLLEARLRA is encoded by the coding sequence TTGGAAGTCGTTTCGATCGTTCTGGTTCTGCTGCTGGCGGTCGTGCTGAGCAGCTTCGTCTCCCGCGCCCTGCCGGTCTCGTTGCCGACGCCGCTGGTGCAGATCGGGCTGGGCGCCGTCATCGGCCTCATCGCCGGCCTCCGCGTCGAACTGGAACCCGAACTCTTCCTGCTGGTCTTCCTGCCCCCGCTCCTGTTTCTCGACGGCTGGCGCATCCCCAAGGACGAACTGTTCAAGGATCTGCCCGCGGTGGTCGAGCTGGCGCTCGGCCTCGTGCTGTTCACGATCATCGGCGCGGGCCTCCTGATGCACTGGCTTATCCCTGGTCTGCCGCTGCCGGTAGCCTTCGCGCTGGCCGCCGTCGTCTCGCCGACCGATCCCGTAGCTGTCTCTGCGATCGCCGCGCGCGTGCCGATCCCGAAGCGGATGATGCACATCCTGGAGGGCGAGTCGCTGCTGAACGACGCGTCAGGCCTCGTCTGCCTCCGTTTCGCCGTGGCGGCGATGATGACCGGCACATTCTCCATCGCGGAAGCGACGCTCACCTTCGCATGGCTGGCGCTCGGCGGTCTCGTGATCGGCGTCGGCGTGACGCTCGTGACCATCCGGGCAAAGGCGCTGATCTCGGCCCGGTTCGGCGAGGATGCCGGATCCCAGGTGTTGATCAGCCTGCTCATCCCCTTCGGCTCCTATCTGCTGGCCGAGCATCTGCACTGCTCGGGCATTCTTGCCGCTGTGGCGGCTGGCATCACGATGACGTTCGCAGAGATGTCGCGTCAGGCGCTTCCGGCCACCCGGATGCGCCGCAATTCGGTTTGGGACACGATCCAGTTCACCGCGAACGGCATCATCTTCGTCCTGCTCGGCGAGCAGCTGCCTGCCATCTTCGTCGGTGCCCGCCGCACGGTGGAAGCCGTCGGCCATCACAGCCCCTGGTGGCTCGTGCTCTATGTCGTGGGCCTCACCATGACCCTGGCGGCGCTGCGCTTCGCCTGGGTCTGGACATCGCTGCGGTTTACTCTGTTCCGACGCCGTGGAAGCTCGCCGTTTCGGAACCCTCCCCTCAAGCTCGTCAGCGCCATGTCGTTCGCCGGCGTGCGCGGCGCGATCACGCTGGCCGGCGTGCTGACGCTTCCGCTGGCGCTTCCTGATGGCAGCCCCTTCCCGGGTCGCGATCTGGCCATCTTCCTCGCCACCGGCGTGATCTTGCTGTCGCTCGTCTTGGCGAGCTTCGGTCTTCCCCTCCTGCTCAAGGGGCTGGCCTTGCCGCCCGAGCCGTCCCGTCAGGCTGAAGAGGATGCGGCTCGCGTCGCGGCGGCGGAAGCCGCGATCCGCGAGGTGGAACGCGTCCAGCACGAACGCGCCGAGGGGCGCAGCGACGCGGACATGTTCGCCACCGCCGGCGCGCGCGTCATGGAGTTCTACCGCGAGCGGATCGAAAGCCGCAGCCAGATTGGCGAGGCGGCCCGGACGTTCCGGGAAACCGATCGGATCGAGCAGCAGCTCCGCGTGGCAGCGCTCAAGGCCGAGCGAGAGATGATCTTCGATCTGCTCCGTGCCCGGACGATCGGCGACGCAACCGCGTCACGGCTGGTTCGAGAATTCGACCTTCTCGAAGCGCGTCTGCGAGCCTGA